One stretch of Desulfovibrio sp. UCD-KL4C DNA includes these proteins:
- a CDS encoding non-ribosomal peptide synthetase, which yields MTALELVTSLGEKGVVLWAEDGALRFRGPKSAITSEIREELVAAKPEIIDILDQREQGLPILHHNSEDAGKPFPLTDLQGAYFVGRSAVYDHGGTSCHGYFELELPRLDAQRLTTCWNKIIERHPMLRAVFLPDATQQILSKVPVYEILETDLFDEEERHNNKLDNIRNRMSHQHFDAAQWPLFDLHVSHKTDNSILHVSVDLLIADYLSISVIMEELGILYNDSQVDLPDLNITFRDVLIAERELAENAAWQQDKEYWKKRLASFPDAPALPVINRDVQRPHFVRRHMVLSAEQYESLSQKSSAKSMTLGGTLLAVFAEVVGRWSACNHFALNLTVLNRLPWHEDIMRLVGDFTSVNLLEVNRKGGEPFTSFARGLQARLWEDLDHRLFGGVSFLRELSRDRGATVLMPVVFTNTVGVGNEQDQRGFFKQGKMIKGISQTPQVWLDCQVMEAGGDLHIQWDCLEDIFPDGMLDDMFSAFCNQINTLVADAYAWDTPLDIPLPQEQTQIRGEVNNTAEDYQVENLYELFARQARLTPQSMAVLSSEKELTYSELELLSGGIAQHLIKQGISAGENVAILLEKSWLQPVAALGVLAAGGVYIPLDPTWPEKRLQYILEEANVCFALVAVDQIERFASLNDVAFIPVDKGDKASVPDKLMPAETPAYIIYTSGSTGEPKGVIISHGAVANTLLDINKRFSITEKDRILAVSKLSFDLSVYDIFGPLAIGGAVIIPKQHSVTDPAAWVDAARSFDATVWNSVPALYEMMLEYGENTGILPEHLRTVLLSGDKISLSLPERSWKILPQAELNSLGGATEASIWSIHFPITEVFTEWLSIPYGKPLANQTFYVLNDLMEPCPDFVPGELYIGGLGVADGYFNDAFRTNESFVTHPETGHRLYRTGDTGCMLPDGNIRFLGRIDSQIKIRGHRIELGEIESCISECPGVDEAVAVVHREESGNCKLMAFAVPERDETEADGKRWESVNNDASAVIEKWLNDTDVSRMHSFFDQMDKGALMAMREFLSRREAFPEGKWRSSDSLMLELGIPARHQQLFRRILDTLHMQGLLEQRGADYGKLAFADSEMLLGAWDDLAVIHKHFMYGQELMDLLRKGALHFEELLLGKADPLQLLYPEGRTDVAVAVQFNYTSNLMNNLIISAVQSVAKNYSSDTPMRVFEVGAGVGGTSNSLIPALHREKTHYIYSDLSIFFLNAARERYKAYPFMDYVAFDINDKLENQGIARGKANVVIASNVLHNAVVAGDVLRNLRGLLSPGGWLIFIESTRDNLSVMTSMEFLSDLYHFEDERKDRNSPFLPARRWAELLAEAGADRVSFFPEEDHPLSRVGQTVFVARFGGSEALPAEDHILQYVREHLPEYMIPSHLDMVSALPVTSNGKIDRKALTASVASTAVEVKSPTASQDPIELELIEMVKKILAVENVGIDEDFYAAGGDSLLLTQLVAKMRDTFGGELLGWDETLRYAVQNSKIKDLAVLVRQKQAEAESESCDNEATQMDGGVKDVVEIALQAGSVGCPQFFFIPDGTATIAGFSPLLNYLDSSFSISALTPASVDDYLAIQAEELIPLLAQRSVSLMESSGSLSPFVCGYCMGGLVALEIARIMEQRGQALGGVAVINTVKPPYTINDSLLTYLTFIQEIGINPAAMDIDVHAIGHAVEKITAKGTDIFEGSVLEHLQFDSATYAAGRSITAMSQEERLARAFELYNLSSRYAGNMPRIRLDGIYRIVAHSIQGVNAYSPQKINGKVTLFRRQKEDAFLIPLGRLMQEFWGLHALGGVEVVDLPGNHWTSLREPGAGIVAQGLIGLARKESL from the coding sequence ATGACCGCTCTTGAATTGGTTACATCACTTGGAGAAAAAGGTGTCGTATTGTGGGCCGAAGATGGCGCACTACGTTTTCGTGGACCTAAATCCGCTATCACGTCAGAAATACGTGAGGAACTTGTGGCCGCCAAACCGGAAATTATAGATATCCTTGATCAGCGTGAACAGGGGCTTCCTATTCTTCATCATAATTCCGAAGATGCAGGAAAACCGTTTCCTCTTACGGACTTGCAAGGGGCTTATTTTGTAGGCCGTTCGGCTGTCTATGACCATGGTGGAACATCCTGCCACGGATATTTTGAACTGGAGCTTCCCCGGTTGGATGCGCAAAGACTCACTACTTGCTGGAATAAAATAATTGAAAGGCATCCAATGTTGCGGGCTGTATTTTTGCCCGATGCAACGCAGCAAATTTTGAGCAAGGTTCCGGTTTATGAAATACTGGAAACAGACTTGTTCGATGAAGAAGAGAGGCATAACAATAAGCTTGATAATATTCGGAATAGGATGTCACATCAGCATTTTGATGCAGCGCAATGGCCTCTTTTTGACCTCCATGTGTCCCACAAGACCGATAACTCCATCCTACATGTAAGTGTTGATTTGCTCATTGCCGACTATTTGAGCATCAGCGTCATCATGGAAGAGCTTGGTATATTATATAATGATTCTCAGGTCGATCTGCCGGATCTGAATATCACATTTCGTGACGTTCTTATTGCTGAAAGGGAACTTGCTGAGAATGCTGCATGGCAGCAGGACAAGGAGTATTGGAAAAAACGTTTAGCTTCTTTTCCTGATGCACCTGCTTTGCCTGTAATTAACCGGGATGTTCAACGTCCGCATTTTGTCCGGCGTCATATGGTTCTTAGTGCAGAGCAGTACGAAAGTCTGTCGCAAAAATCTTCTGCGAAAAGTATGACTCTTGGTGGTACTCTACTGGCTGTTTTTGCAGAAGTTGTAGGTCGCTGGAGTGCATGTAACCATTTTGCATTGAATCTCACAGTGTTGAACCGTCTACCGTGGCATGAAGATATTATGCGTCTGGTCGGAGATTTTACCTCAGTTAATTTGCTTGAGGTTAATCGTAAAGGCGGAGAGCCTTTTACCAGTTTTGCCAGAGGATTGCAGGCTCGGTTATGGGAGGATTTGGATCATAGGCTGTTTGGCGGGGTAAGTTTTCTGCGTGAATTAAGCAGGGATAGAGGGGCAACCGTTCTTATGCCTGTGGTTTTTACCAATACCGTCGGTGTTGGTAATGAACAGGATCAGCGCGGATTTTTCAAGCAGGGTAAAATGATCAAAGGAATCAGTCAGACTCCGCAAGTATGGTTGGATTGTCAGGTCATGGAAGCTGGCGGAGATCTGCATATCCAGTGGGACTGCCTTGAGGATATATTCCCCGACGGAATGTTGGACGATATGTTTTCCGCTTTTTGCAATCAGATAAACACTCTTGTTGCAGATGCCTATGCATGGGACACCCCTTTGGATATTCCGTTACCTCAAGAGCAGACACAAATCAGGGGCGAGGTTAACAACACTGCTGAAGATTATCAGGTTGAGAATCTTTATGAGCTGTTTGCTCGTCAGGCCCGATTGACTCCTCAATCAATGGCTGTGCTGAGTTCTGAAAAAGAGCTGACCTATAGTGAACTTGAATTGCTTAGTGGGGGCATTGCTCAGCATCTTATTAAGCAGGGTATTTCAGCAGGTGAAAATGTCGCGATTCTTTTGGAAAAGAGTTGGCTGCAGCCAGTCGCAGCTTTAGGGGTTTTGGCTGCTGGAGGCGTTTATATCCCGCTTGATCCAACATGGCCTGAAAAGCGTTTGCAGTATATTTTGGAGGAGGCAAATGTTTGCTTTGCTCTCGTTGCAGTAGATCAGATAGAGCGTTTTGCATCATTAAATGATGTTGCCTTTATTCCGGTTGATAAGGGAGATAAAGCTTCCGTCCCGGATAAGTTAATGCCTGCCGAGACCCCTGCGTATATTATTTATACTTCCGGTTCCACTGGGGAACCTAAAGGAGTAATTATCAGCCATGGAGCTGTAGCCAATACGTTGCTGGATATCAATAAACGTTTCAGCATAACCGAAAAGGACCGTATCCTTGCTGTTTCTAAATTGAGTTTTGACTTATCAGTATATGATATTTTTGGTCCTTTAGCTATTGGTGGAGCTGTAATTATTCCAAAACAGCATAGCGTGACCGATCCTGCTGCGTGGGTGGATGCTGCACGTTCTTTTGATGCAACTGTTTGGAATTCCGTTCCTGCCCTGTATGAAATGATGCTGGAATATGGAGAGAACACGGGCATACTTCCTGAACATCTGCGTACGGTTCTTTTAAGTGGAGACAAAATTTCACTGTCCTTGCCTGAAAGATCATGGAAAATCCTTCCGCAAGCAGAATTGAATAGCCTTGGGGGAGCCACGGAAGCTTCTATCTGGTCCATTCATTTTCCCATCACTGAAGTTTTTACTGAGTGGCTAAGCATCCCTTATGGAAAGCCTTTAGCCAACCAGACTTTTTATGTCCTGAATGACCTGATGGAACCATGCCCGGATTTTGTCCCCGGAGAATTGTATATTGGGGGGCTGGGTGTTGCAGATGGGTATTTCAATGATGCTTTCCGGACAAATGAGTCTTTTGTAACCCATCCTGAAACTGGGCATAGGCTTTACAGAACAGGGGATACCGGATGCATGTTACCTGATGGTAATATTCGTTTTCTGGGTCGCATTGATTCACAGATCAAGATACGTGGTCATCGTATTGAACTTGGAGAAATTGAGTCCTGCATTAGCGAGTGCCCCGGAGTGGATGAGGCTGTTGCGGTTGTTCATCGTGAAGAATCAGGAAATTGCAAACTCATGGCTTTCGCGGTTCCTGAGCGTGATGAAACAGAAGCTGACGGTAAACGGTGGGAATCTGTAAATAATGACGCTTCAGCAGTTATAGAAAAGTGGCTGAATGATACCGATGTCAGCCGTATGCATTCATTTTTTGATCAAATGGATAAAGGGGCGCTTATGGCCATGCGGGAGTTTTTGAGCCGGCGTGAGGCTTTTCCCGAGGGTAAATGGCGTTCATCTGACAGCTTGATGCTTGAACTTGGTATACCTGCAAGGCATCAGCAATTGTTCAGGAGGATTCTGGATACCTTGCATATGCAAGGGCTGTTGGAGCAAAGGGGGGCTGATTACGGTAAGCTGGCTTTTGCAGATAGTGAGATGCTTCTTGGCGCATGGGATGACCTTGCAGTAATACATAAGCACTTTATGTACGGCCAGGAATTGATGGATCTATTGCGAAAAGGAGCTCTGCATTTTGAGGAGTTGCTCCTTGGTAAGGCTGATCCATTGCAGTTGCTCTACCCGGAAGGGCGTACCGATGTCGCGGTTGCTGTGCAGTTTAACTACACCAGTAACTTGATGAATAATCTGATTATATCTGCGGTGCAATCTGTAGCAAAAAATTATTCCAGTGATACCCCCATGCGTGTTTTCGAAGTTGGGGCCGGAGTTGGCGGAACAAGTAATAGCCTGATTCCAGCTTTGCATCGAGAAAAGACCCACTATATATATTCCGACCTTTCTATTTTTTTTCTTAATGCCGCCCGTGAAAGGTATAAGGCATATCCATTCATGGATTATGTTGCTTTTGATATTAACGATAAGTTGGAAAATCAGGGGATAGCCCGTGGTAAAGCCAATGTGGTTATTGCCAGCAATGTTTTGCACAATGCTGTAGTGGCTGGTGATGTGCTTCGTAATCTGCGCGGTCTGCTGTCTCCTGGAGGCTGGCTCATATTTATTGAATCGACACGGGATAATCTCAGCGTCATGACTTCTATGGAGTTTCTTAGTGATCTCTATCATTTTGAAGATGAACGCAAAGATAGGAATTCACCTTTCCTGCCTGCACGTCGTTGGGCTGAATTGCTTGCTGAAGCCGGTGCAGACCGTGTCTCGTTTTTCCCAGAGGAGGATCACCCGCTCTCACGTGTCGGACAGACTGTGTTTGTCGCCCGTTTCGGAGGAAGTGAAGCCCTGCCTGCTGAAGATCATATTCTTCAATATGTGCGGGAACATTTGCCGGAATATATGATTCCTTCTCATCTTGATATGGTTTCAGCTTTGCCGGTCACCAGTAATGGTAAGATCGACCGGAAAGCACTAACAGCATCTGTCGCCAGCACAGCTGTAGAGGTAAAGAGTCCTACTGCCTCGCAGGACCCTATAGAGTTGGAACTGATCGAGATGGTAAAGAAAATTCTAGCTGTGGAAAATGTCGGTATAGATGAGGATTTTTATGCTGCAGGAGGGGACTCCCTGCTTCTTACCCAGTTAGTGGCAAAAATGCGTGATACTTTTGGTGGAGAACTTCTCGGATGGGATGAGACTCTTCGTTACGCTGTACAAAATTCCAAGATTAAAGATTTGGCTGTGTTGGTCCGGCAGAAACAGGCTGAAGCAGAGTCAGAGAGTTGTGATAATGAAGCAACTCAGATGGACGGAGGAGTAAAGGATGTTGTTGAGATAGCTCTCCAGGCAGGTAGTGTCGGTTGTCCGCAATTCTTTTTTATCCCGGATGGAACGGCGACCATAGCCGGTTTCAGCCCTCTTCTTAATTATCTTGATTCGAGTTTTTCCATCTCTGCACTAACTCCCGCTTCAGTGGATGATTATCTCGCTATTCAGGCAGAAGAGCTTATTCCCCTGTTGGCGCAGAGAAGTGTGTCCTTGATGGAGAGCAGTGGTTCGCTTTCTCCTTTTGTGTGCGGGTACTGCATGGGAGGGTTGGTTGCACTAGAGATTGCTCGGATTATGGAGCAGCGTGGTCAAGCATTGGGAGGAGTTGCGGTTATCAACACTGTAAAGCCTCCGTATACCATCAATGACAGTCTGTTAACTTATCTAACGTTTATTCAGGAGATAGGGATTAATCCCGCTGCTATGGATATTGATGTCCATGCCATCGGACATGCTGTTGAGAAAATCACTGCTAAGGGAACGGATATCTTTGAAGGCTCCGTGCTGGAACATTTGCAATTCGATTCAGCAACATATGCCGCAGGCAGGAGCATAACTGCCATGTCTCAGGAAGAGCGGTTGGCTCGTGCCTTTGAGTTGTACAATCTGTCTTCTAGATACGCCGGAAATATGCCTCGCATCCGTTTGGATGGAATCTACAGAATAGTGGCGCATAGCATTCAGGGGGTAAACGCTTATAGCCCGCAGAAAATAAATGGCAAGGTGACACTTTTCAGAAGACAGAAAGAGGATGCTTTCCTCATTCCGTTGGGAAGGTTGATGCAGGAGTTCTGGGGACTTCATGCCCTCGGTGGAGTAGAGGTAGTGGATCTTCCCGGCAATCACTGGACAAGTCTGCGTGAACCCGGTGCAGGTATCGTTGCGCAAGGGTTGATCGGTCTTGCACGCAAGGAAAGCTTATGA
- a CDS encoding saccharopine dehydrogenase NADP-binding domain-containing protein: MSAKAVVIGGGGSIGQELVGFLSRNEPELQILAVGRSLDKLSRMQDLYGGNVNIQILDCSDPSAVRNVLQGSDIVCNCAGPSAIMGGSIARESLRAGIPYADPSDSRSMQVVFENNEIGHITTPALFGAGVVPGLSGVVPLWFEQHINSDGGPWSKMDIYYVGKDEFSSAAAYDYAESVRMAALSETEPAKPYFIDVPVFGQTFFAFAHKSEEHSRINCQMHIPFSYHNCFIGEHMLRALGTIGGRQGAGLSLDDAAVILREASQACVNQYGKGHSFLCRAERSDGLVDSLTVFIEDVNVLMGTTMGLSAQALLRGKVSGAHYFAEALDAAEVISELKHYGCICVVGLDNSFYDQSQKKEL; encoded by the coding sequence ATGAGTGCTAAGGCTGTAGTTATAGGCGGAGGAGGCTCGATCGGGCAGGAGCTGGTTGGCTTTCTTTCGCGAAATGAGCCTGAGTTACAGATTCTCGCTGTAGGTAGAAGTCTCGATAAATTATCGCGAATGCAGGATTTGTATGGCGGTAATGTTAATATTCAAATTCTGGATTGCAGCGATCCTTCAGCTGTACGCAATGTCCTGCAGGGGAGTGATATTGTCTGCAATTGTGCTGGGCCTTCAGCTATAATGGGAGGTTCCATTGCACGGGAAAGCCTGCGTGCAGGAATCCCGTATGCAGATCCTTCAGATTCAAGATCAATGCAGGTTGTTTTTGAAAACAATGAAATCGGGCACATAACAACTCCAGCTCTTTTCGGGGCTGGAGTTGTTCCGGGGCTTTCCGGTGTTGTGCCTTTATGGTTTGAGCAGCACATTAATTCTGACGGAGGCCCATGGAGCAAAATGGATATTTACTATGTAGGAAAGGATGAATTCAGCAGTGCAGCGGCTTACGATTACGCTGAAAGTGTTCGTATGGCAGCCTTGTCTGAAACTGAACCAGCTAAACCTTATTTTATAGATGTGCCTGTTTTCGGTCAGACTTTTTTTGCCTTTGCCCACAAATCGGAAGAACACAGCCGCATTAATTGTCAAATGCATATTCCCTTTTCATATCACAATTGTTTCATCGGAGAGCATATGTTGCGCGCCTTGGGAACAATTGGAGGTCGGCAGGGAGCAGGTTTATCTCTGGATGATGCCGCAGTCATACTAAGGGAAGCTTCTCAAGCATGTGTTAATCAATATGGGAAAGGTCATTCCTTTTTGTGCAGGGCTGAAAGATCTGACGGCTTAGTAGACAGTTTGACCGTATTTATTGAGGACGTGAATGTCCTTATGGGAACGACAATGGGGCTGTCTGCTCAAGCTTTGCTTCGGGGCAAGGTTTCTGGGGCTCACTATTTTGCTGAAGCTCTTGATGCCGCAGAGGTTATCTCAGAGTTGAAGCATTATGGGTGTATTTGCGTGGTTGGGCTGGATAATTCTTTTTATGACCAGTCTCAAAAAAAGGAGTTGTAA
- a CDS encoding Gfo/Idh/MocA family oxidoreductase — MSEPLPTLCCGTRFGRAYIEGLCRSSKFTLAGIFARGSDRSREIAEKYGVPLYTSLEQIPDTIKAACVVIRSSIVGGVGTNIALSLLRRGIHVIQEHPLHQREVAMCQQAASDSGCVYYLNTHHIHISETQRFLNIVHELRKEQPISFINALCGVQVVCSLLDILGRMIGSVTPYDFDEYKPINSKILEACDIEAFPYEVLRGHISNTPTTLAVQNYYDPADPDNNAAILHRITVGFPSGNLTLMSASGPVTWSDRLHFPNEIFNMENSCRAGCPIIRVLDSQEETSLSSLVEQEWPQAVTHALEEFQLKIQGQDPFSDRNSYEQELCTLWTDCMKRLGAPRLVSTLAPPDVLPEIIKSQFGKPSLKV; from the coding sequence ATGTCTGAACCACTACCAACTTTGTGTTGCGGCACACGTTTTGGGCGGGCATACATTGAAGGTTTATGCCGTTCTTCAAAATTTACGTTGGCCGGTATATTTGCGCGTGGAAGCGATCGTTCGCGGGAAATTGCAGAAAAATATGGTGTGCCGCTTTATACTTCTCTTGAGCAGATCCCTGATACCATCAAGGCTGCATGTGTCGTAATACGTTCCTCTATTGTCGGAGGCGTCGGGACGAATATAGCCCTTTCGCTTTTGCGGCGTGGAATTCATGTTATTCAGGAGCATCCTTTGCATCAGCGTGAAGTTGCGATGTGTCAACAGGCAGCCAGTGACTCGGGGTGCGTATACTATCTGAACACCCACCATATCCATATCAGTGAAACCCAGCGGTTTTTAAATATTGTTCATGAGCTTAGAAAGGAGCAGCCCATATCTTTCATAAATGCTCTATGCGGTGTGCAGGTCGTTTGTTCTTTATTGGATATTCTGGGAAGGATGATCGGCTCCGTAACGCCTTATGATTTCGATGAATACAAGCCTATCAATAGCAAAATTCTTGAGGCATGCGATATCGAGGCCTTTCCTTATGAAGTTTTACGCGGACACATCTCGAATACCCCGACAACTCTTGCGGTTCAGAATTATTATGACCCAGCTGATCCTGACAACAATGCTGCAATACTGCATCGAATTACGGTTGGATTTCCTTCAGGAAATTTGACTCTGATGAGTGCTTCTGGGCCTGTGACATGGTCAGACAGACTGCATTTTCCTAACGAAATATTCAACATGGAAAATTCTTGCCGTGCAGGATGCCCGATTATTCGGGTTTTGGACAGTCAGGAAGAGACATCCTTATCCAGTCTTGTTGAGCAGGAGTGGCCGCAGGCTGTCACCCATGCTTTGGAAGAATTTCAGTTGAAGATACAAGGACAGGATCCCTTCTCTGATCGAAATAGTTATGAACAGGAATTGTGTACTTTGTGGACCGATTGTATGAAGAGGCTTGGTGCTCCCCGGCTGGTGAGTACGCTTGCTCCTCCTGATGTTTTGCCTGAAATTATAAAATCTCAATTCGGTAAACCCTCATTAAAGGTTTAG
- a CDS encoding thioesterase II family protein, whose amino-acid sequence MNPLIVADVDVKADLRLFCMPYAGAGASLYRRWSRSFPLSIQLCPVQLPGREERLLEPSLTSIESVVAAIMKTLPAYLDRPYALFGHSMGAKIVFELCRAIKKASYKLPELLLVSACKAPHMPEPYPIHSLPQHEFLEGLERYSADTSLLHEYPELLELLLPSLRSDFLLDESYVYQEEEGEDVLSIPIEAFYGTDDTEATFDEVSGWSAYTEQFSLTAVEGGHLFLRERKHEFLNLLSSKLCCLI is encoded by the coding sequence ATGAATCCGTTAATAGTTGCAGATGTTGATGTTAAGGCTGATTTAAGGTTGTTTTGTATGCCTTATGCTGGGGCTGGAGCCTCGTTATATAGAAGATGGAGCAGGAGTTTTCCGCTTTCAATTCAATTATGTCCTGTGCAGTTGCCTGGCAGGGAAGAGCGTTTGTTGGAGCCTAGCCTTACGAGTATAGAAAGTGTTGTTGCAGCAATTATGAAAACTCTTCCGGCTTATCTCGACAGACCTTATGCGTTGTTCGGGCACAGTATGGGAGCTAAGATCGTTTTTGAATTATGCCGGGCTATCAAAAAAGCCAGTTATAAACTCCCAGAGTTGCTGCTCGTGTCGGCTTGCAAAGCCCCTCATATGCCTGAACCTTATCCCATTCACAGTCTGCCGCAACATGAGTTTCTCGAAGGTCTTGAACGCTACTCAGCAGACACAAGTCTTTTACATGAATATCCTGAGTTACTTGAGCTTCTTTTGCCGTCATTGCGATCTGATTTTCTGCTGGATGAAAGTTATGTCTATCAGGAAGAGGAAGGAGAAGATGTTCTGTCTATCCCGATAGAGGCCTTTTACGGGACAGATGATACAGAAGCGACTTTTGATGAAGTTAGTGGTTGGAGTGCGTATACCGAACAATTTTCATTAACGGCAGTAGAAGGGGGTCATTTATTCCTTCGCGAAAGAAAACATGAATTTTTAAATCTGCTTAGTTCCAAACTTTGCTGTTTAATCTGA
- a CDS encoding ABC transporter ATP-binding protein gives MRQKSDFSLLMEYAGGYRYFTYLSWVLSAISALLALVPFLYIWKIIKEVLDFAPEFSNAHNLIPNGWMAVGFAVLSLLIYMCGLLCSHLSAFRVASNMRKNVIRHTLQLPLGQVEKIGSGKLRKIINDTSAATETYLAHQLVDKSGAIATPVGLLFLLLFFDWRLGVISLIPVGLGFCALMFMTGKDMQKKLKEYQNALDDMSNEAVEYVRGIPVIKTFGQTVFSFKRFKNSIDVYYRWVVAYSLQCRRSWLFYIVGINSVFVFIIFAGIFATKETVTNEIILNLMFYIIITPAISITLTRIVHMQEENMLVNDALRRVNSILNMQPLNSVLSIEMPVDASIDIRGASYSYGGGGNALENINMRIDSGQTVALVGPSGGGKTTLASMVSRFFDPQKGQILIGGVDVRSISKAELMKTVSFVFQDSKLIKTSILENVRLGRPEASRVKVMEALKNAQCLDIIDKFSDGVDTVVGTQGVYLSGGEQQRLAIARAILMDSPIVVLDEATAFADPDNETRIQEAFAVLSAGKTVIMIAHRLSTVMNSDRIFVLKDGQIVEDGSFQELEQKQGVFSRMWDDYQSSVQWKVAKEV, from the coding sequence ATGAGACAAAAGTCCGATTTCTCACTTCTTATGGAATATGCCGGTGGATATCGATATTTTACCTACCTTTCGTGGGTCTTGTCGGCAATAAGTGCTCTTTTGGCGCTAGTTCCATTTCTGTATATCTGGAAGATTATTAAAGAAGTTCTCGATTTTGCCCCCGAATTCAGCAATGCCCATAATCTGATCCCAAACGGGTGGATGGCAGTTGGTTTTGCCGTATTGTCCCTACTGATATATATGTGTGGATTGCTCTGTTCCCATTTATCTGCATTCAGAGTTGCGTCGAATATGCGCAAAAATGTAATCAGGCATACATTGCAACTTCCACTGGGACAGGTCGAGAAGATAGGGTCCGGTAAGTTGCGCAAAATTATTAACGATACCAGCGCTGCCACAGAGACATATCTTGCACATCAATTAGTTGATAAATCCGGAGCAATTGCTACCCCTGTAGGTTTGTTGTTTCTACTTCTGTTTTTTGATTGGAGATTAGGGGTGATCAGTTTGATACCTGTCGGTCTTGGGTTTTGTGCTTTGATGTTTATGACAGGAAAAGACATGCAAAAGAAGCTTAAAGAATACCAGAATGCACTTGATGATATGTCGAATGAGGCTGTTGAATATGTCCGTGGTATTCCGGTAATTAAAACATTCGGGCAAACGGTTTTTAGTTTCAAGAGATTCAAAAATTCTATCGATGTTTATTATAGATGGGTTGTGGCGTATAGCCTCCAATGCCGTAGATCATGGCTCTTTTATATTGTGGGAATTAACAGTGTTTTTGTTTTTATTATCTTTGCTGGGATATTCGCTACCAAGGAAACTGTGACTAATGAAATTATATTAAATTTAATGTTTTACATTATTATAACCCCGGCTATTTCAATAACGCTGACAAGAATTGTGCATATGCAAGAAGAGAATATGCTTGTTAATGATGCGCTCAGGCGTGTTAACAGTATCCTCAATATGCAGCCTTTGAATTCCGTTTTATCAATAGAGATGCCGGTTGATGCTTCAATTGATATTAGGGGAGCCAGTTACAGTTATGGCGGTGGCGGCAATGCTTTGGAAAATATTAATATGCGAATAGACAGCGGGCAGACCGTTGCTCTCGTGGGTCCTTCCGGTGGCGGTAAGACAACTCTTGCCAGTATGGTCTCCCGTTTTTTTGATCCGCAAAAAGGGCAGATCTTGATAGGTGGGGTTGATGTTCGAAGCATCAGTAAGGCCGAGTTGATGAAAACTGTCTCATTTGTCTTTCAGGACAGTAAGTTGATTAAGACCAGCATTTTGGAAAATGTGCGCTTAGGAAGGCCGGAAGCCTCACGTGTGAAGGTTATGGAAGCTTTGAAGAACGCGCAATGCCTCGATATTATCGATAAATTCTCTGATGGTGTTGATACGGTCGTCGGCACGCAGGGTGTATACCTGTCAGGTGGGGAACAGCAGAGACTCGCTATTGCCAGAGCTATCCTGATGGATTCTCCTATTGTTGTTCTGGACGAAGCAACTGCATTTGCAGACCCTGATAACGAAACACGTATTCAAGAAGCTTTTGCGGTGCTTTCTGCTGGAAAGACCGTGATTATGATAGCGCACCGTCTTTCTACTGTCATGAATTCTGATCGTATTTTTGTATTGAAAGACGGACAAATTGTTGAAGACGGCTCTTTTCAGGAGCTTGAACAGAAGCAAGGCGTGTTCTCACGTATGTGGGATGATTACCAATCATCGGTGCAATGGAAAGTTGCAAAAGAGGTATAA